The window ggcagaagtggttggagttgctgattcccggccagtaAGAGAAacatatgctcatctgtcaacggcacttcacacgggactgttttgtgaacatgggccaacacaaagctggactatccgccaaactgttgctgaagtctgacgcctttccaacgttacttggttgtgttgaagagtcagaagagcaacctGTAAGTAACAACTTATCAATTCCctgactgtgtttattttgtttaagtaatcggacaaaagcggtTGTCTGTGTAGCGTTATAGTGTATGCATACATTGAGCGGacggagtgtgaccaatcacagcggagttgGCTCGGCAGGAGGTGAACCTGGAGGATGGCTGGGTGTGGACTAAATTACatagaccgtttgggcgggaagCAGTAATTCCAagctgcaggaagaggtgcagagtctggaagatctagaaagctttctgttaTGGGTATTAGCTGCTCTGTAGGAGTCCTGAACTCAATAtaaaggcccgaaaattagtataataggtctcCCTTAATATTGCTTAATTTTGGCGTATGTTGTATGGGATGGCTGCATCCATCAGCAATGAGCTAACATGGTAACACAGTAATTGAAAACAATGTCTTGTTTGATTTTCAACCAGCATCCTCCCACTTAAATAtggaaaggttttttttttttttgcatttacattTGAGAGTGAAAAATGTGTCTCCTGATAAAAATCCTGATTTTGACCTCCAGTCTACCATTTTCCCCCATAAaatataatggaaataaaacatCTGTGGAAATAaacaatctgttccagggtgaaACTGTTGGCATCATAAAAACCTTATTAACAGTAATGGCAATCTTTAGTTGCCAGTATAAACCTAAGTTAACCACTgagtgaaaagtaaaaaaaaaaacaattctctCTGTGGTTGTGCACCTGTTTTTGTGTGTAGTTCGTTCTTGACATCTTCAAAGACAGATGAATAGTTTTCATGTTGGTTAACCTCAGTAGTCTGTGTGGTCAGTTGTGATGAATGAAACAAAATGGGTTTTGTCTGTGGTTCAGACATATGCAATTATTGCTAATCAACATCAACATTCAAGCAGTCTGCTTCCCATTTTATCATTAATATAGAGATACCTGAACTGTTTGATATGTGTGCAGTTTAAAGTTGAGAGGGTTGACAAAGTCCGCTCTGTTTCAGGGAATGAGCCAAAGCAACTGAGAAGGATTTGCATTTTGGTGGCACTGACAATTTATATGGGAAAGGAATTAGCTTTGAAGCATGAGTGAACAGTTTTGGAGAAATAGCAGACTTTGTGATTGAGTTAAGGTGTTGTGCTCACCTGTAAGACTGTTTGGCCAAATGATCTTAGCGTTAAAGTTCATACCGTATTTTCTTAAGTTTTGATAATGTAatttctgtttcaagaaatgagcaAAGCCAATGGAGAAGAGATGTAATAGACTGCAgtacaagtaaaataaaattggTATCAAGTAGACAGTGACGGACGTTTGATGCATTACATAAAAGGCCACATTTGGTGTCAACATGGCACCGTGTTATAATGTCTACTGGACATGAGAATTTGAGTTTTTGTCATGCCAGGCTTGTACAGTTAACTGAGCTCCCATATAAATATGTTGAGACAATTAAGTATTTACTTCTGCTCAAATTGGCAGTTACATACACACAGCCTTGAAAAAGCTCATTAACTGTCCCTTCTATTTGTTTTCTTCAACACCTAATTATTCAGCTATGCGGTGGCAGTACACAGATTAAATTGTCTGCAATGCAACATCACAAAACGTGATTTTTTGGACTatcatttaatttgtatttatgttttacaGTACTGTAGATCGAGATACGTTAGGATGCATACATATTTTGGCATGTTTTCTCATTGAGTGGAcctctttttttattgcagaTGTTTGTTGGAGGTTATGGAGAAGAGAAAAGGGTGGAAATGACTAAGAAAGAACCCAAAAAGAATGTGAAAACTGCTTTTCAGAATTCTCTTCTTGGCGGACAGTATGATGAGGAGGAGTCCGCGAGATCTTTTCAGGAAGCTCTCAAGCAGTGGAGAAAAGAGAGATGTATCAGTGCTGGAGAACAAGTCACTACGTGGACACAAACAGGTGAGAAATGCCACAAGATAATCAAAATCATAAACACTGCAGGGTGAAATCAAAGCTGGACACCGTTCCAAAATTTACGcaagcatttatttttattaatatttatttcactTGTAGATCGTGATACATAAAACAATGCCAGTTTTCAAGGCACTTTACAAATGGAGCTGGTCTAGAACCGTGGTCCTCATACATTAAAGAAAGCACTTTGgcaacagaggcaaggaaaaactgtGAGAAAGAAATGTCAAACAGAACAGAAAGATAGGTCTTGGTTGATTTACTTTATATTGGTAGCACTGTTTAGTTAAAAAATGTTCACGTTGTAGAGGAAACACCATCGTGAGTACACATGTCTTAAAAATTTCTATTGTAAAGCTTATACTACagttgtttaatatttaaaactGTAGTAGTATGCAAGTTAAAACAACTTCAGTGAGATTTTcccaaaaaattacttttttgccATTAAAGTGGCTCCTTGGAACTTGAACCTTATTCATTCCAGGAGGCTTCTTGACCTTGGATTTGTTCCAATTTTGAATTAATTGTTGTGCCTTATAAGAAACAATGGAAACTACATTAATATGGTCCAGTGGTTTAAATTTTGGcataagttgtcatttttctaTAATTAAGATGCAAATTACATATGAAACAACTTTAGACAAAATGCTGCCATCCGTATGAAAATATTAGCATCAACTTGAAGTAATTAACATCACTACCTTGGAATTTGGGAGAGTTAAGTACAGTAGGTGTAACTAACAAACTCATGAGCATGGTGAAATGATAACACGTGTTATACCTtggaaaatgtgttatttaacTGCCTCTTGTGCTGAAGTGTTCCAAAGACATtaaaaccaagctacagtggcGAACAACCCTAATTTGAAAGGTGGTTCTTGTTATACAACACAATGCACAATGTGGTATCTTGTACAGGGTTGTTTCACTGTTGAAAATACAAACTGATTAATTCAGCCATGTCTATCACAATGTTTGTGGTAATATGTAGCATTTTTGGGAGCATATTCCTTGCTACATCTACAAGTCGACATTCTtcctcctttcattttccatcaGTCTTGAGTGCTGCCCTTCTCCTAGCCTCTACTGTGATGTGTTTAGAGGCCTTCTGGAAAGTGCTTACCATTGCAGTAAGAAAAATAATCCATGGTGGTTGCATATTGAGATAATGAGAGAAGTGTTATGGATGGCTGTACTCCACACCACAGCACTCATCCCCCCCGACcgtgtgtgaatgtatttgTACCTCTGCATCAAGCCTTCCAAGTTGTGGGTCTGCATGTGCAGCAGAGCGTGTGTCTGCCGGTTTGTGCTATTAGTGATGTTAGTCTAGGTTCTGTGTGTCTAGGtgtttgtgctttttatttGCCCTTCTATTTTCTCTGCCTTACCGCTAGGACAAACTCTGTCCCTCTCCTCATTCGCTTTATTCTGCAAATTACTGCCAGCCCCTTCAGCCCTAATTATTTCTGTCAAGCCACTGGCTCTCAGGTCCAATTTAAAGCTGCCACTGTGGACTTCTAAAGTGTTGAGAGCAATCATAACGTTTTTCTTACCTCCATCTGTACTATTTGCATGTGCTTACAATGTTCAAATTGTATTGTATACATCTTTCTTATTCCTTATGGGCCCTGCTGATATCTGTCTGTGTTTTGGCACTTAAGGTGCAATGAAAAGGTGTTTTCTCACTTCttgagaaaaagttgtttcCTATTCTATTGTTATGTGACACATTCTTTCAGCTaggctttgttttgcttttaatcTCTTGTAACCCAACTTCATTGTTGATTCTTTTCCAGTATCAATGCCTGGTGTAGCAGTTCAGGCTGACATTCGTCCGGAAAGAAGCCATGAAGGACAAGAGGAAAGGTGGGGAAATGGCAAGGTACCCATCAAGGTGGAGTTCCCTGAAAGCAGACTCACCTACATGGACAGGTTGCTTCTCAGGAAGCACCGCAGGTATAGTCATTAACATACGTTTTACCTTACTAccttttattattgatttatttatttattatgctatgatattatgtatttattattatcaaacCTTTAAACGTttcaggtaaaatgaaaaactaaactaaaaacgTGTTACTTTCAATCGTCCTGATATGCTTTGACAAAGGCTAGTTCCAAAAGAAGTACGTTGGCCCCTATTTGGCCCtgagtcattaaaaaaaaccaactatAAAACAGTGACTTACCAGTTATGTGCTACTGTAAACAGGTCTACTGGAGCTGAGGGTGATAAGTGAAATGATTGACATATAGACCGGCCAGTGACTGCATAAACAAGAGACTGAGATGCCAGCCACTGACAGTATAGTCTTatctctacagtatatatagtttCTATATCCAGAGAACATGCAAGAAGGCAGAGAAATGCAAGTCACTGTGCAATGGAAGATTATATGCAGACTGAGGTAATGAAATGCTAGATGATTTTAAAATTGGACACTTTACCTGATTTCTAAATAGACTAATGAGAGTGATTTATGTTgttataacaaaaaaatatttttgtgctgACTTAATTTGTACATCGACTGTATGTAAATGCAGATTTATGTTGCAAAACttgttaatttaaataaatctcCTTGAGTAGTTGAATTCTTGATTATCTGTGTGCCATCATTTTACCATCAATTTGTTGctaaaatcaataataaatgCAGACCATTACTGTGACCCCATAGAAACGCTTTTATTGTGACCATTGGAGACATGGTGGTGGTCAGCACTGTTGCCTCACATCAAAAATGTCTCTAGTTTGATTCCATCATCGACCGCTCATTACATCAGACTTATGGGTCTTTCTATAGAGTTTGCATGGTATCTGTTTTATCCGTGTCCTCCGCTTTCCCCCATAACCAAAAGGATGTATGGTCAATTTCCAGTCAGCTTCAttgaacaaaacattttgctAAATTATGTTTTACTAAAACAGGCCCAAATAGCACATCTTGCCACTGCGTCTGCCTTTCTCGTCACTCAAAGTAGTCTCTCAGCTCTTATTGTGAAACACGTGTGGCTTCAACAGGCcccataattacaactttttgtttctcTGTGACTCCTTTTGGGAGAGAGTAGCCCACCGGAGACTGGGCCAGAGTGGAGGAGCGCTTGAGTCCACTTGTTGGCCCACTGACTTCCTGAGCTGGACTGCTGTAGGTCCCTAGCTGCAGAAGCCTTTAAGTGAGGATCAGAGGGGGGAGCCAATCTAGGGTGCAATAAGCCTGCAGCCATGATGGAGGCAGAGCTGAATGAAGAGACTGAGCGACTGGCTGGCTGGCAGAAAAAGAGTGAGATGCTGAATTTTAACAAGTTTCTGAGAGTGACGGAAGGACGGAGTGTGAGATGTTTTATAGATGTCACTAAAGTGGAGAGGAGTATTAGAGTCGTATACACCACCAGTCTTGTGACTACAAGGGTTGTCAGGCTGATTACGTGAATTTGCTGGGCAGTGTGGGTGGGGTTAATGAGCACCTACCTCCATCTATGCCAAAGTCAAAGTATCTGTGATTAAGGCACTGAaccttttcaaaaaaaaatctgtacagCCCGAGGTCTCATCCTTACTGCACCCGTGTAGTATTGGCAAATTTGAAAACGAAATCCACTCTACTTTGACCTCTGTCAAGGTAGTCATGTATCATTACCATTTGTTTCTTAGCAAGATTCTAACAAAAATACTAAACCTTCCTAAAATATTGGAGCAAGGTAGGCCAATGGTAGATATAAACTAACACcctatacactaagtccccaactaacgaacactattggttccagacgaccgttcgctagtcgaattgttcttaagtaggggaaaagataatattaccaatgatataggtactacatgtacgtgtatacatatacagtatatacgtatgtatgtaaatatgagtttggatgtagtagtaacattaaacgaggataattaatgaaaaaaacaataataaaaatgatgtaaaaatacgtaatgataaatgttatttacctttgaagaggagtggccgagcatacgtcggtggtggtggtggaggaggagatattgaaaaaaatgacaaatcgtcgtcgtcgttagagtCTTCTAAAAGcagtagtgttctgtgggtggtgtagaattaagcaggcctattaactcttcataaactttaatcacaagctgtgcCTGGTTGCATGTACAGCTACAACTTATGTATCCTTTTCTTCATGTATCCTCCCCCTGGACTTCatcgcctgttggtcccattagcagtgtcacagtgccctctactggtcaagcatgtgaaatatggacttaaatataaataaatatggacttataaggcaaaatacatgaaaatatagaccagtctgcttgtgttcgtatctccgaatgttcgctagtcggatgttcgtaaattggggacttagtgtactcacctttacacttgtattacccaatgtagtaaacataataagagtaagtaAGTCATTGTGTTCTCATCGTTCTCATGTGTTTTATTATGGGAATTCTTGTGCCTACTGTGGGATCATTcatcctgcaataaaagcctgttcttccggtgatcaagtttggcgctcaccgaacattactcgtacagtaacattactgccactaCATATAAttgtctttcaatgcatcttttgactgttttgtatttgtattttagttcatctagccatttttatgcttgaaaatgctcaagttatgaatatgttttgactaataatctgtattcaaccacgaaacagcatgatttattcatatatttgtgaaaacaaCAGTGAAGCCACGAACCGCGAAGTGCCAATGGACGACTCTATTTTTTGACACAATACACTTGTTCCACCTTCCCAACACCCTGCAGTTTTGTAGAACCTGCTTCAATCCAATGATCCTCACAGATCCTAGCAGCCTGCAGACCTGATGAAATAATGAATCACACGGTCTCATGTATAATTCCACAACATGGCTCGATCATAAATCAGAGGTGACCTCTAAATGATCTAGATTTTTAGATTATCCTCTTCTTCCACTGCTGCTGCTTGACACTTTACCTGAGCAAAGTTAGTCACAACGTCAACAGAGTCGATAGATCATTAAATAGCTATTGAAATAGCAATTTTGTTGCCAGTCATATATCATAGACCATTTATAAATTAGTTTTAAAAGCCACAACAGTAAATGTCCATTACAGTGTGACTAGTAATAAAAGGGTAGAATCTGTTCTCTCTGTCAGAGTTCTGAACTCCTGCTTCAAGGCCAGTGTTCCAGGGAGACAAATAACGCTTCTGATAGGAGTTAATATATGCATCAATGTATCTCACCTTATCATGGCTGATGTCATGTTCATTTTGTAGCAAAGTAATCAGATATGATTATCTGCAATCAGTCCCACACAGTCCACTTAACAATGAATTTATTAACTGATTATCCTGCCTATgcccaaaaatacaaacaaccaACTTCTCGTCTCTTGCCCCACCACCTGAATTATAAATTCATTCAACCGATGCAGACAGTGAGTCTCCAGGCTACAGTGTCTTGTATGGATAATGGAAAAGTGAAAGATGAAGCAAAGTGATGACAGGAGGGACAGCGATTAAATATCACATACCGAGTCCATTAATTACAAAGACAAATAATAGATACATTGGCATGCCTGTGCAGAGTAAAGGCTGAAGAAGAGGATACACAGAATGGGCAATATTTCACGTTGCGGTCAGATTGTGCACATTTCTCTCTCACCAGCCTTGCACTTTGCCCTGCTTAGAGAAATGAAGTTGACTGGAAAGGTTAAGACAGACAGTGTGAAGGACAGGGGTCAGTGCATTGAAGGTGAGCTGGAAATTTTAATAGataacttaaaaacaaaaaaaaaaaaattgggtccAGGTGTACACCTGCTTAAGATAAACTGAGAAATGCTATCTTATTCTCGTATATACTGTACTAATGTGTGGTGGAATGACAATAACTAAGTCTTTACATTTTGATTTAAATTTCTACTTTTATAGAACCCCAGTTGAGGCTAGTCATCCATTATTGGTCTCCTATACAGCTTTTAAATCTATGAATGATGCAAGCATTGAAGAGGAACAGGCAAGCAGCCTAACAGGTAATGAACCACCCCCTTTTTATGTCCCATTAATGTACAGTAATAACAGTTCTATGCTTTTGTTTTGGCTGCTTATACCCAAATGAGTGCTCAAACTAAACATTTAAGGGTGTAATGGCCTTGACAGATGACCTGCACGCATAAATAGAAATGCATTAGAGTTTAAACACAGAATGTTATCTCCTGAGTGGGTTTGATGCATTGTGCCCGCCTGTCCCATCTGTAACAGACTAATGTGTAATCACAGGCTCTGATTGTGTGGGCAGATGCATGTCGGGGACGACTCAAGCCTGACAGGTTGCACTTTGCCTGGGTAAGAAGATGGACAGGGTAGACAGGGCAGTGGGGGTTTTGGGTCTGCATGCCTGTCTGATGCTTATGGCTTGTCAGTCGTCAGTCAGGGGAATGTCCCAGGTGTTTGGCCCCCAGCGGTAGCTGTTAGGAGACAGGCCAGGGTTATTGCTCCCCTAGCCTTAGGACTCTGAGGCTGTCAGATGTCTCTTTTATCTCATCCATCAAGATTCACTCCAATCCTGAACTCATGTAAATCAGCAAGTTCTTATCCACCTTAATCCTGCATCATAATATATTTTCTATAGCAGGGATATGCAGATACAATTTTAAAAGGTCCTGTcgataaaaatgttttcaagccAAGGCTGGAAATATATTACAATAGaataggcttttattgtcattgcactgtttgacaaaacaaaattaacctTCAATGTGAGCAATGTGAAATTTTGTCAGCAATTGAACATGAAACTGAAATACAATTTCTAAAGAGACTCGAAATATTACGATTCGGGAAGGTAAACCCTGGAACAGAAGCTGGATGCAAGGATGAACAGTTCACAAAAAGTCTTTAATCAGaaaaatattggcaaaaaacaTCTTTGAAAGCAAAAATACAGGAACAAAAGAAGCACTGTGGGAAAAGGTAAAAAGGGAACAAAAgaacaaagtacaacacaaagcGCTGCTGGAGTGAAACAACAAGCAGGAAAACTAAACTCAAAAGCAGTACCACATAACAATACTGGCTTACCGGTAGCAACTCACCAAACGGGATAAGGCGAACAATGGACACAAGAACGTGACTGGACATAGGCGTAGCAAGAAGAAAATACTCCGACAACACACTAGAGACAGGGAAGCCATAGAATTGTGTCAGACTGACACAGTTGCTGCTAGTGGCTCCGCCCAGCGCTCACCTCCCGGAAGTCTGTGGGCAGAGACAACACAGAGCATAAGGACTGGAACGTCCCCCAACAGGCACCACCTGTCGGGTAACTTACTATAGAAATCTGACAACAGCGAGGGGTCCAAAATGAGAGCACATGAAATCCAAGACCTTTCTTCAGGGCCGTAACGCTCCCAGTCAACTAAGTAgtggaaacccctgccccttcttctcgcATCCAAAATGGCTTTAACCGTATAGTCGGCGTGGCAGTCGACaagccgaggaggaggaggcacagcAAGAAGCCTGAGAGAGCTCGAGTACACAGGCTTGAGGCAGGAGATATGGAAGACCTGGTGAACCGGAAGAGAAGCAGGCAATTTAAGATGGACAGCACAGGGAATAATACAGCTTACCACCTCATACCACCTTTGAGTTTTCCTAGTGATTTTAGTTATTTAATAAGAAAAGCACAGACTTGTGACGTAATTCTGTTAGTTACtgtagcaaagaactacagatgTGGGTACATGATAGACGGAGctggggacaatgacttctggTTCCAGTGTCTAGATCAGCGCACTGCTAacagggatgttttgtgataagttgtgaacacagttggacacatgcactgtattaataatataaacTGGAAGACGTCACAGGCCCCCTGCCAGACCCCTGCAGTTTGCCTACAGGGCAAACAGGTCggtggatgatgcagtcaacatggGACTGCACTACATCCTGCATCACCTCGACTCCCCAAGGACCTATGCAAGGCCACCATCCCTGAGATCCTCCACCAGAAGCTCCTCCAGCACACTGTACCAGCCTCCACCTGTCAGTGGATCACCAGCTTCCTGGCTGACAGGAGCCAGCAGGCTAGGGGGCATCACATCCAGCACCCAGCACCCGGACCACCAGCACCGCCACACCCCAAGGGTGTGTTCTCTCTCCACTGCTCTTCTCCCTGAAGACTAATGACTGCACCTCAGGGGACCTTTCTGTGAAACTCCCGAAGTTTGCAGATGACACGACAGTCATCGATCTCATCCGGGACAGCGAGGAGTCGACATACAGAAGGGAGGTGGACCAACTGGTCCTCTGGTGTGGTCAGAACCATCTGGCGCGGACACTGCTCAAGACTGTGGAGATGATGACAGTGGACTTCAGGAGAAATCCCCCTGCACTTCGCCCCCTCACAATCCTCAACAGCACAGTGTCTAATGTGGACACCTTCAGGTTTCTGGGAACCACAATCTCTCGGGACCTGAAGTGGTTCTCCCACGTAGACACTCTACGTAAAAAGGCCCAGCAGATGTTGTACTTCCTACGACAACTCGTGAAGTTGAATTTGCCCCAGGTGCTGCTGATCCAGTTCTACATGACAATCACTCAGTCTGCTCTCTGCAACCAAACAGGATGGGAACAGACTACAAAGGACCATCAAATCTACAGAAATAATTGGAGCCGACCTTCCCTCCATTAGTGATCTGTATCGGTCCAGGGCCAGGATGTGGGCAGGGAACATCACTGCAGATCCCTCACACCCCGGACACAATCTGTTCAAACTCCTCCCCTCAGTTAGGCGCTACAAAGCACTGTACGCCAAAACTCCCAGGAACAGAGACAGTTTGTTCCCCTGGGCCGTCCCTCTGATCAACACTTGAACACGTCAGTGTCTCCTGAATGTAaatcctgtttttctttcatgtaaATACTGTCTTTTTGTATCAATGCAGATAATGTCCCGGTTTATTAATCACACTGCCACTTACTTGAATTGCACTTTCATTATTTTCTCTTAGCACATCTCAATCTTATTCTTTAATTacgtattatttattaaattcttAAGTGTCTGTGTATAAGTACAGTGAGAGCTAATTTAACcaaagtcaaattccttgtttgtgttagcatacttggccaataaagctcATTCTGATTCTGATAACGTGACAAGACGCCattttgtacgctaaccagaaaatgtacactGACTGAAaatttttgtgtgcattttcaacagaaacagaaaaaaatgccagtcaagTTTCCACTGTAATTGGTGTGTTTCCTGAGTTCAGTGACCAAAAAAGCTGCAAGAAAAGACCGTAAGTTAAAATAGGACAACTATCAATCCACAACAACAGCCAACCGAACAGAAAATGTTGCACCCATTCAATTCCAAGCGCACATGAAAATATTAATAGGTCAGGGTCTGTATAGAGGCCCCTACAGAGCAATCCAGATCAAGGTCTGTCTGTTTGAGGTCCACTATCCTTTTGCTTGAATGTAGTAGGATTTTGTAAATGTCATAAAAAGTTTGTAATCAAGGCCTTTTTACCAAGATCAAGAAAAACAAGTCAAAGGTTTTTGTTGCCCTTGAGACTTTGagacattacttttttttaaagaaattattaagttcAACTGCCACCTTTTTTTTATACCACTTTGACACAGATAATACAAGCCAAGAGAGTAAAAGGTACATACTGTAGGTCCAGactatgtgttttgttttaaatacaaaacatttcTGTAACTGTATACTGTTCATTCAGTACTGGAGGAATCACAGTCAATAATGAAGATGAAGAATGTAAATAAAGAATTCCACTTACCTTCAATATATTAAATGTTCCCCTATTAGTGTTTATTACTATTGGAATGAACTGCAGTCAATAAACAGAAGTTATTATAAATACTCCCCAGGGAGGTTTTGCTGTAAACAAACATCACATGCAATGAgacattaaaatatattaacagCAGCCAATGTTTAACTCTCCAAAAAACTTAATTTGTCACTCTGACCTCCAGACAAAGGAACCTGTTAGCAAGCTGCTCTGTACAACCAAGAGCTACTAAGTTCAGTTTTTCATAGCAGTGATATACAAAGTGAATATTCCTGCAGAAGTatggtctttttttaaattaaaacagtCAAAAAATGAGTTTGTCAAAGTTAAATCATTGTCTAGTTGAGAATACGCcaatactgctgctgctgttttgttgtagtACTCAAACAACCGTCGGCATTCTTGTGCATGCATTCTCTTGCCATGTCCATTCCACCATCTGTCCACATGGTGATGTTATCAACaagctttgttttctttctttctgtccTCGCCTTTTCTTTCAACTTCTCCATCTTTAATAATCTGTACTATGCCGTCCAGCCGTCGCTTCCGGTGTCCTGACGTACAGGTTGCCGTCCTTAACTGGGCAAgcagtatataatataattccATATTTAATAATTTGGAAACATTTAAATTCCCTAATTGAACTAgttgtatacactcctgatcaaaattttaagaccagttgaaaaattgcaagaatttaaattttgtactgttggagcttaaggaggttctaagtagagcttcaaaatgcaaaaagaaatgtgagtgagacaaaaaaaaataagagcaattaattgcaaacaagcgttaaagtgttcatcagttgatcaaaagtttaagatcacagcctttaaaagccaaaatattggcaaaaatgtgtattcattgtgattttctgtcaggtattcacactatcATGATGTCTTAATGGCAAAGGG is drawn from Dunckerocampus dactyliophorus isolate RoL2022-P2 chromosome 12, RoL_Ddac_1.1, whole genome shotgun sequence and contains these coding sequences:
- the zbbx gene encoding uncharacterized protein zbbx isoform X6; protein product: MNLNDLVAFPFSKSKSLQFSSRNPQGLQTDTAALAQQGNAMEEMLQKLKESMKKEKGERGHSGIFQWKSGQRGSVNSSSPIANTKKTQKQLSAGKVKIRVLKDEPLTVPPHLPLCETCCCPQPTRQNEIRGPTFGQDDTTGDGQMFVGGYGEEKRVEMTKKEPKKNVKTAFQNSLLGGQYDEEESARSFQEALKQWRKERCISAGEQVTTWTQTVSMPGVAVQADIRPERSHEGQEERWGNGKVPIKVEFPESRLTYMDRLLLRKHRRTPVEASHPLLVSYTAFKSMNDASIEEEQASSLTETEKNASQVSTVIGVFPEFSDQKSCKKRPSR